A window of Deinococcus ruber genomic DNA:
GCCGCCAGCTCTGCCAGCCCATACGGGGCATACACTTCTGAGGCGCTGGAAATGCCGACACAGGTGCAGCGCACCAGAAATTCGTCGATGCCCTGCCGCACGCTGGAAATCGGCGGCCTGGCCTGCCCGAACCTGTCTTCGAACCACAGGTGAACGCGGGCCTGATTGCGAACTTCCACGTCGGCCTTCAGATCGGCCACCAGCGCCGCCACCCGCCGGATCACGGCGTCTTCGGCGTCATAGCTGGTGTCGGGGTCGTGGTAGAACAGGTCGTAATCGCGGATATTCTCGGTGGGCGGTCGGCCCGAACGCACGTTCCAGACGGTGCCGAACAGACACCCCGCCACCAGATGCGCCTGAGGCAGCCCCAGCAGCGGCAGGCGCTCCAGCAGAGCGGCGTTCACGGGATTGAGGCGCACCAGTTCCAGAAATTCGGCGTCTTCCAGCACCCCGGTCATGGGCCGTACTTCCGGTCTGTCGGCAGGTCTTCGCCCGCATGCACGGCCCGCGCCACCGCCATTCCCAGGGCGTAATCGGCGGCGGCGTACCAGCCCTCTTCCAGTTGCCCCGCCCGCTGCCGGTACACACACAGCACCGGCCCGAAGCTGCATGCCCCCAGACAGCCGCTTTCGGTCAGGCGCACGCTGCCCCCGGTCTTGAAATACGCCAGCTTTTCCCGGTCAAGGGCGTTCCAGAGCGCGGTATACAGAAGCTGCGCCCCCCGCGCTTTGCAGTTGACATGCTGGCACACCAGCAGATGACCGGACGTTTTGAAGTAAGTAGGCATCAGAGGGGAAGGGAGAAATGGAAGGGTGGGAAGGAGGAACAGCCAGGAAGTGCCGCCCCAATCGGTGTTCTGCGTACCATACCGCGCCGCCAGCTCCAGAAATGCAGTCCCACTTCCTACTTCCCTCTTCCCACTTCCGGAATCACGATCAGCCGCCCATTGTGGCGCAGCACCTCGGCCTGAAGGCCATACGCGGCGTGCAGATTGGCGGGCGTCAGCACCTCTTCGGGGGTGCCCTGCGCCAGCACCCGCCCGGCGTGCAGCAGCAGCAGCCGGTCTGCCTGCGCCGCCAGCGTCAGATCGTGCAGCACCGCCACCACACCCATGCCGCCCGCCGCCTCGGTGTTCAGCGCGGTCAGCAGGTCGGCGGCGTAGCCCAGATCAAGGTGGTTGGTGGGTTCGTCGAGCATCAGAAACTGCGGGTCGGCGGCCAGCGCCCGTGCCAGTGACACCCGCTGCCGCTCTCCCCCCGACAGCGACTGCACCGGACGCTCGGCAAACTGCTCGGTGTCGGTGCGCCGCAGCGCCTGCGTCACGGCGTCCTCGTCGGCCTGCGCCCAGCCACCCAGCGGCAACAGCCCCCACAGCCAACCGCCCGCACCGCGCCCCAGCGCCACCACGTCGCGCACGAGTGCTCCTTCGGGCAGTGCCTCGCCCTGCGCCAGATACGCCAGCTTGGCGGCCCGCTCGCGCCGAGTCCAGGCCGCCAGCGGTCGCCCGTCCAGCCGCACCTCGCCGCTGGTGGGCACGTCCAGCCCCAGCAGTGCCCGCATCAGGGTCGATTTGCCAGCGCCGTTCGGCCCGATGATCGCGCTGAGCTGCCCCGCCGGAAATTCGGCGCTGACGTTCTGCACGGCCAGCAGCGAGCCTGCCTTCACACTGAGGTCGTGGCAGGAAAGCAGGGCAGGGGGATGGGTGATGGGGGGAAGGTGATGCGTAATGGGTGATGCGTGATGCGGAAGTGCCGCGCCACTCGGTTGCTCATCCCTGTCCGCTCGCCCTTCATCCCCTGTCATTTTTTCCCCTGCCCACGCTGCCAACTATCAGGATTCCTCGGCTGCTCATCACCCATCACGCATCTCTCATCACTACTTCTCCCCTGCCCACCAATCCTGCGGAATTCTCGACCCCTCATCCCTATCTCTCCCCACCCTGTCGGCGCAGCAGATACAGAAAAAACGGCCCCCCCAGCAGCGTCGTGACCACGCCTACCGGGAGTTCGGTGGCGGTCAGCGTGCGGGCCAGCAGGTCGGAGAGGACGAGCAGGCCCGCGCCTGCCAGGGCCGAGATCGGCAGCAGCAGGCGGTAATCCGGCCCCCACAGCCGCCGAACCAGGTGCGGCGTGACCAGCCCGACAAAGCCGATGATGCCCGCATAACTGACCGCCGCCGCCGTGACCAGACTGGCCGCCAGAATCACCAGCAGGCGCAGGCGCTCGACCGGAAGGCCCAGGCTGCGGGCCGTCAGATCGCCCAGTTGCAGCACGTTCAGGGCGCGGGCCAGCAGCAGCAGCAGGCCGCCGCCCAGCAGCGCGTAAGGCAGCACCGTGCCGACCTCGTGCCAGCCGCCAAAGGTCAGGCTGCCCAGCGTGAAGCTGTACACCTGCAGGATGCGCGTGGGCGAGGTCAGCAGCAGGTAGGTGGAAGCAGCGGTCAGGATGCTGCCCACCACCACGCCGCTCAGAATCAGGCGCAGCGGCGGCAGCGTGCGGCCCTGCCGCGCCAGTGCCAACGACAGCAGCACGCTCAGGAGTGCGCCCAGCAGCGCCGACAGCGGAATCAGGGCGCTGTTCCAGCCTGCCACCACCGCCAGCGTCGCGCCCAGACCCGCACCGCTCGCCACGCCCATCAGGTACGGGTCGGCCAGCGGATTGCGAAACACCCCCTGATACGCCGCCCCGCACACGCCCAGCGAAGCGCCCACCAGCAGCCCCAGCGCCACACGCGGAAAGCGCAGTTGCCACACGATCACGTCGTTTCCGGTCAGGGCCGCGCCGCTAAGGCCGTGCCACACGCCCCGTAGCGTTTCGGCGGCAGACACGCGCACGCTGCCCAGCCCCAGCGCCAGCAGCACCGTCAGCAGTACCAGCGCCAGCAGCAGCGCCGTGCGGCCCAGCCACGGCAGGCGCGGGCGGGTAGCAGAGGTGGGGCGCTCTAGGGCTGACATGTAGATACGGTGAGGGGGAAAAGCTTGAAGAGGAACGGAACCTCGCGCTGTTCCCCCCTTCCCCTTTCTAACTTCCCACTTCCGTGCCTCAGTCGCCCCTTCACCGGAACAGTTCGGGGTGAATCAGCCGCGCCAACGCTGCCAGCGCCTGTGGCAAACGCGGGCCAGGACGGTTCAGCAGGTTGTCGAAATCGCTGCTCGGCACCACCGCGATCACCCGGCCAGACCGGACGGCGGCGATGGTGTTCCAGCCAGGACGCGCCTTCACGGTTGCCAGATCGGGGCCGAGAATAATCTGCGGGCTGCGCTGCACCACCAGTTCGGGGCTGATCTTGGGGAAATCGCCCAGCGCCGCCGGAATGATGTTGGCCGCGCCCGCCTTGCTCAGCAGCACCCCGATGAAACTGTTGGGGCCGACGGTGTACGGCGTGGGGTCGATTTCGTAATACGTGGTGGGCTTGTGAACGGCGTTTTTGGTCAGAATCTCGATGCGGGCAATGTCGCGCCGCATCTGTGTCACCAGTTGTTTGGCCTGCGCCTCACGGTTCACGATCTTTCCCAGCAGCAGCGTCTTGGAAAATGCGTCGTCGTAGCTTTCGGGATTGACTGCCACCACCGGAATGCCCGCCGCCGTCAGCGTATCGGTCAGCTTGCCGTACTTGCTCACGATCACCAGATCGGGCTTCAGGGCCACCATGCGCTCGATGCTGGGGCTGTACAGACCGCCGACTTTGGGCAGCGCCTTGACGCTCGCCGGAAAGTCGGAATTGTCGTCTACGCCCACCAGACGGTCACACACCCCCAGCGCACACAGCGTCTCGGTGTCGCTCGGCAGCACCGACACGATGCGCCTGGGTTCGGAAGCAATCGTGACCTTGCGTCCCAGATCGTCGGTGATGATCAGCGGATAGCTGACGGCGGCAGCGCTGGACAGCACGCCGAGGGTCAGCAGGGAAAACAGAGTTGTGATAGGCCGGGTCTTCATGTTTCCTCCAGAGGGAACGGAAGAACGACACTCGCAAAAAAAAGCGCCCATACGGGCGAAAGTGAACTCCAGTCGGGCCGGGCAGAGTGCGCGGGGGCTGGGTGTTCCCCTTTTCGCGAGGGGTTCAACCGGGCGCAAGTGCTGCGCCCCGCGAAGATGGGTGTTCGGACTCGCTCCAGAACGCTTCTGGACGCTTACCGTTGCGCGACAGTGCCGGACTCGGGTGCTGCTGTCAGCTCCCTTCACCGGACTTTCCCCACTCTCCGCTGAGCGCAGTATGCCACGCGCCACCTTGACCCACCCTGCCCCGCCCGCTACGCTGAGGTTATGAAGACCCCCGGTACAGTTTCGCCATTTACCGACACCGGGGACACGCTGGCCTGAAAAACGGTTCGGCTCTGTTCCCCGCCTGCGTACCGGGCGGGGTTTTTTATTGATTCAGCGTCATGACAGGAAGGGAGCCACATGCAGCAGGAAGCACTTCAGGAAATACACAGCGCAACCACCCTCGACGCCCTCCAGACCGTCAAAACCAAGTACGTCGGCAAGAGTGGCCTGATCACGAAGGAACTGGGCAGCCTGGGCAAACTGCCGCCCGAAGAGCGCCGGGCACGCGGCGCAGAGATCAATGCTGTCAGAAGTGCGCTGGACGCCGCCCTGAAGGAGCGCGAGGACACGCTGAAACGCGCCGCCCTCGATGCGCGGCTGGCTTCGGAGGCCATCGACGTGACGCTGCCGGGCCTGCAACTTCCCAGCGGCGGCCTGCACCTGATCTCGCGGATTCTGAACGATCTGGAAGGCATCTATGAGCGCATGGGCTACACGGTCATCGAGGGGCAGGAAGTCGAAGACGACGCGTACAACTTCGACGCCCTGAACATTCCGTGGTATCACCCGGCCCGCGACCTGTGGGACACCTTCTGGCTCGAAGATGGCCGCCTGCTGCGTACCCACACCAGTCCGATGCAGGTGCGCTACATGCTGGAACACTCGGCCCCGCTGAAGATCGTGGTGCCGGGCAAGGTCTACCGCTACGAGGCCACCGACGCCACGCACGAGAGCATGTTTCATCAGCTCGAAGGACTGGTGGTGGGCGACAACATCTCGATGGCCGACCTGAAGGGCACGATTGCCGAGATGGCACGCGGGCTGTTCGGCGCGTCGGCAAAGGTGCGCTTCCAGCCGAGCTACTACCCCTTCACCGAGCCGGGCGCAGATTTCTCGGTGTGGTGGGAAAACCCGCGCGGCGAGAGCAAGTGGCTGGAGCTTGGCGGCTGCGGCATGGTGCATCAGAACGTCTTCAAAGCGGTGGACGATCTGCGCGAGGCTGCCGGAAAAGAACGCATCTACGAGGGCAAGACCGGCTTTGCTTTCGGGCTGGGGCCGGAGCGCATCGCCATGCTGAAGTACGGCATTCCCGATATCCGCTACTTCTACGCCAACGATTTACGGGTGCTGGAGCAGTTCCGGGGCGAACTGGGGTGAATTCGGCTTGGCGGTGGGCTGTGAGCTATAGGCTATGGGGCAAACAGCAGCTCGGCTGGACGAGCAAGCCGGTGTTTCTTGCGTGATTACCGTGAACTGCTGATCTGGCAGCGCGGTCATGCGCTTACCCTGAAGGTCTATGAACTGACCCGCTCGTTTCCGAAAGAAGAGCAGTACGGCCTGACGAGTCAGCTCCGCCGCGCAGCAATGTCGGTTCCTGCCAATATCGCGGAAGGCTGCGGAAGAAATGGAGACAAAGAATTCTCAAGATTCCTGACGATTGCGCTGGGATCGCTGGCAGAAACCGAATATTTTCTGCTGCTCGCCCACGACCTGACCTACATCAGCAACGAACAGGCCGCCGAGGTTGCACCCAGCCTCGAAACCCTGCGGCGAATGATGATCACGTTCACCAGAAAACTCAAGCCTCTCGAACTGTCCTAAAACACATACCCGGAAGCCTGTCTTTTGCCTATAGCCCATAGCTCATGGCCCATAGCCCCAACGAGGTCAGATGAACACCACCCTAGAAGCCTTACAAACCTGGCTGAAAGCCAATTACCGCGCCGCCCACGATTCTCTGCAACCCGGCCTGGCAGACAGCGAGATCGACGAATTGCTGAGCGACTGGCCGTATCAGCTCAGCGCCGACGTCCGCGCCCTGTACCGCTGGCACAACGGCTTCGAGGATACCCAGGTCGAGCTGCTGCCGGGCCTGAGTTTTCTGCCGCTGGAACAGGCGCTGGAACTGGCAGCCGCGTACTGGGAGGCGAGTGCGGCGCAGGTGAAAAAAGGCGGCGAAGAGTTCTTTCCGCGCCTGGTGCTGCCGATCTTTTCCGATGCCGACAGCAACGTATTGGCGCTGGTGCAGGGCTTCGAGAAGACTGCGCCCGTGCAGCCCGCCTCACCCGTGCAGGTCATCGCGCTGCAACAGGGCCAGCGGCTCTACGCCTTTCAGCGCCTCGAAGACCTGCTGAAAGCGTCGCTGAAGCTGCTGGAAAGTGGCGTGTACCGCGTGGATCAGGACCGTGACCGGGTTGAACTGACCGACGAGCGCAGGGCTCAGGCCGCGTGGCGCAAGTTCCCGATGCTGTACCTGGAGCGGGCCACCCTGGACGCCGACGACGCTGAAGAGCTGGAAGACGACAGCGACGAGGATGAAGACCTGAGCGATGAGGAAGCCAGCGAGAACCTGCTCGCCAACCTGATGAGCATGCTGGGCCTGCACCCCGACGACATCGACCCGGCCACCGCCACGCTGGAAGAGCTGAACGACTTGCAGGAAGTCTCGGCGCTGGAAAGCTGGCCGCCCGCCCTGCAACAGCGCTTTCACGAGCTGGGCGGCGGGGTAAAGACGCTGGATGAAGAGGCAGAGAAACCTGACGAGGAGCCAGGGAATTCGGTTCCCTGATCTGACTGCGCTCTCGTTCTGACTTTCTGGTCAGCTCTTGAATCACCCAGTTTCGTAAAAACGGCATGTATTAGTCGAACTGGAGGCATGAAGCTCCTAGCTTCACCCCTCGCCCCAAAGGACACCCATGAAACTTCCCTACTCCTGGCTGAAAGAACTCGTGCCCGCCCTGCCACCCGTTGCCGACCTCGAACCGCTGCTTGCCAGCCTGGGCCTGCCGCTGGAAGGCACCGAAGACGTGCCCGCACCCCCGGAAGGCGTGCTGCTGGTGACGGTCATGCAGGCCGCGCCCATCGAGGGAACGCAGCTGACGCGGCTCGACCTCGATACCGGCGCGAACGGCCCCAAGACCATCGCCAGCGGTGCGCCCAACGCGGTGAATCTGCCGACTGGCACCATGCTCGCGCTCGTCACCCCCGGTACCAAGCTGGGCGACACCGAATACGGCGTGCGGAGCCTTCAGGGGGTGGAAAGCTGGGGCATGGCCGCCAGTGCCAAAGAGCTGAGCCTAGGCGAGAGCGCCGCTGGCCTGATGCTGTTTCCCCCACGCACGGCGGCCCCCGGCACCCCGATGCACACGCTCTGGGCAGCCGACACCGTGCTCGACGTGGAAGTCACACCCAACCGCGCCGACGTATTGAGTGTGCAGGGACTGGCCCGCGACGTGGCGGCGGCGCTGAATACCCCGCTGGTGCAGCCGCCCGCTGGCCCCGCCGCCCACGGCGCAGGTGAAATCGAGGTCAGCCTGCCGACTATCGGCAGCGTCATTCCCAACGATCCGACCCAGAAAATCCGGCTGGGGTCTGATTATTTCGTGGCCCGCACCGTGAACGGCGTGCAGAACGGCCCCTCGCCGCTGTGGCTGCAACGCCGCCTGATGCTGTGCGGCTCGCGCAGTGTGAGCGCCATCGTGGATGTAAGCAACTACGTGATGTTCGAGCTGGGCCAGCCCACCGCGCTGTACGACCGCCGCGACGTGGTAAACGACCGCATTCTGGTGGGGCGCGGCCTGCGTACCGGGGAAACCGTGACCGATCTGCTGGGGGCCACGCATACCGTGACCGATCAGGACGTGCTGATTCTGGACGGGCGCGAAACGGGCGTGAGCAGCGTGGCCGACGCCTTCGCCCGCCCCGAAGCCCCGGCAGACGCGCAGCCGAACGACGGCGTGCTGGGCATCGCGGGCATCGTGGGCGCAAAACACGGCTCGGTGCAGCCGGACACGCAGGATGTGGTGATCGAGGCGGCGCACTTCGACGCGGTGCTGCTGCGGCGCACGAGCACCCGCCTGGGCCTGAAGACCGACGCCGTGTACCGCTACGAGCGCGGCACCGATCCGGCCCTGCCGCCCCGCGCCGCCGACCGAATCGCCGGGCTGCTGGGTGAACTGGGCGGCCACATTCACCCCGGCGCAACGGTGGCAGGCACCCCGACCCTGCCCGCTGCCCTGACCCTCGACGCCGACTATGCCCGCAAGCTGCTGGGCATGCACATCGAAACGCCCGAAATGGCCGCGCTGCTGACCCGGCTGGGCTGCACTGTCACGGCCAGCGGCGAGCACCTGAGCGTGACTCCTCCCTCGTGGCGCGTTGATATGAACGTGCCCGAAGACCTGATTGAGGAAGTGGCGCGGCTGCACGGCTACGCCAACCTGCCCGAAACGCTGCCGACCCTGCGCGTGCATGCCGACAACGCCGGAGCCGAGGCCAGCAGCCGCGAGCGGCGCGAGCTGAAGCGGGCGGTGGCCGGGCTGGGCTTTCAGGAAGTCGTGACCTACACCTTCACCAGCGACGAGGAAGCGGCTCAGGCCCGCACTGAACGCCCCAGCGTGCGCCTGAAAAACCCGCTGACGGCTGACCGAAGCGGCCTGCGAACCGCGCTGTATCCGAGTCTGCTGAAGACGGCGGCCAGCCAGCCCGCCGGAACCGAGCAGGTGCTGCTGTTCGAAATCGGGCACATCTTCCCGGCACCGGGCGAAGCCGAGCGCCTGGGCCTGCTGATGCGCGGGCCACTGGCGCAGGCCAACCACGCGCCGGGCATGGCGGGCGGGTATGCGGCCTTCCGGGGTCTGCTGGAAGCGCTGGCAGGCACGCTGGGCGCAACGCTGGAAATCCGGCAGCTTCGCGGCCCCGACGTTCCGGCGGCGCTGCATCCGGGCATTGCCGGAGAAGTCGTCTGGAACGGCGCGGGCGTGGGCTGGCTGGGCGCGGTGCATCCAGAGGTGGCCGCCGCCTTCGGGCTGAAGGGCGACACCTACCTGCTGGAAGCCGCGCTGCCGCTGCCGGGCCGCCCGTGGGCTTTCCGCGATCCCAGCCGCGCCCCCGCCGCGTGGCGCGATCTGGCGATCATCGCGCCCGCCCAGGTGGGCTACGGGCAGATGGCCGCGTTGCTGCGGCAGGAAGCCGGGCCGCTGCTCGAAACGCTGGAACCCTTCGATATCTATTCTGGAGCGCCGATTCCCGAAGGTCAGCGCAGCGTGGCCGTGCGCCTGACTTTCCGGGGCGAGAAAACGCTGTCGGACGCCGAGGTCGATCCGATCATGGAGCGGCTGATGACGGCGATTCGAGCGCAGGGCTGGAGCATCCGTGAGAAGTAGGAAGTCCGCTTGACCGCGCTCCGCCTCCTGTTTGTCAGCGACGCACCCGCCGTGGGCGGCAGCGAAGTGTACATGCGCGAGATCATTCCGCCGCTGCGGGCGCGGGGCATCGAATCGGAAGTGGCGCTGCCCGACCTGGAAGGCAACCGCAGCCTGAGAAACGAACTCGTGGCACGCGGCGTTAAGGTGTACGCGTATCGTCAGCTTTCCGAGTTGCCCGGCGGCTTCGACCTGACGCTGCTGAGCAGCTGGAATCCCGGCGGCTACCGCAAGTATTACCGCCATCTGCCCGGCCCCTTCGCCGCCCTGATTCATGATCAGCTGATGCTGTACATTCCGGGGCTGCCGCAGGGCGTGTATCGCCGCTTTTACGAAGTGTTGCAGGCCCGCGACATCCGGCAGGCCGAACAGGTCGTCACGGTGTCGCAGTGGGCTGCCGATTACCTGCGCCAGCACCACCGCATGCAGGCGGCCTACGCAGTGCCCAACGGAGTGAACACCGAGAAATTCCGTCCCGCCAACGCCCAGGAGCGCCAGACGTTGCGCCGGGCCTACGGCTTTTCGCGCTTCACGGTGCTCGTTCCGGCGCGGCTGAGCATCGAGAAAAACCACCTGATGCTGCTTCCGGTGGCGCGGCGGCTGCCTCAGCTCGATTTCGTGCTGGTGGGCAGCGGGTACATGGAAACGCCCCTGAAGCTGCTGGGCACGCCCAATCTGCGCTATTTCGGCAAGCGGAGCGACATGCCGCTGCTGTACCGCGCCGCCGACGCCGTATTTCAGCCCACCATCGCCGAAAATCAGTCGCTGGCAACGCTGGAAGCGATGGCGAGTGGCGCGGCTCTCGTTACCAACGACATTCCGGCGCAGCGCGAACTGATCGCGGACAGAGAGAGTGGGCTGCTGGTGGGCAGCGGCGCAGCGGGCTACGTGGCGGCGCTGTCGCGGCTGGCAGCCGACCCGGCGCTGAGAGCGCGGCTGGGGCAGGCAGCCCGCCAGCGCGTGGTGGACGCACATACGCTGGAGCGCAACGCCGATACCTTCGCGCAGGTAGTGCGCCAGATCGCAGCGCAGCGTTGACCAGGCCCTCTTCGGCTGCACACGGTTTGCTGAACGTCCGGTGAGAGTATGCTGAGTTCGAGCGACCCTCAATCTCCTGTTATCACCGTCATCTCCTGGGTAACGCCGAGGTAACACTGCACTGGCTAACGTGAGCACACAGGTCGATTCCTTCGGTAAGTCAACTTATCGACCTTCATTCAAGGGGGCAACGATGAACAGCACGAAGAAGCAGGCCAGTACACCACCCACCGCCGCGCCGCGCCACATCCGCACCCTGCTGAGCCGCCTGACCCTGCTGACGGCGCTGGCAGCTTCGGGCGCGAGTGCCCATACCACGCTCAGCCAGACCACTTTGGCCCAGACCAGAACCACCACCACGCTCCAGAAGGTGCCCGCCGTGCAGTTTCAGCAGCTCCAGAACAGCGACCTGAGCAAGCTGCTGTTGCAGGCTCCCGAGTTCGGCAACGCCTCTGCGTCGCTGCTGCCCAGCGCCCTGAAACTCGATCAGGCCGGATTTTCGAAATGGCTGCAACCCGGCAACACCGCCCAGTTCGTCACGGCGGCGCAGCTTCAGGCCAACCAGGCTGCCGAAACACAGCGCTTTAACGTCAACTTTCAGACCACCAGC
This region includes:
- a CDS encoding four helix bundle protein, with the protein product MRDYRELLIWQRGHALTLKVYELTRSFPKEEQYGLTSQLRRAAMSVPANIAEGCGRNGDKEFSRFLTIALGSLAETEYFLLLAHDLTYISNEQAAEVAPSLETLRRMMITFTRKLKPLELS
- the pheS gene encoding phenylalanine--tRNA ligase subunit alpha, producing MQQEALQEIHSATTLDALQTVKTKYVGKSGLITKELGSLGKLPPEERRARGAEINAVRSALDAALKEREDTLKRAALDARLASEAIDVTLPGLQLPSGGLHLISRILNDLEGIYERMGYTVIEGQEVEDDAYNFDALNIPWYHPARDLWDTFWLEDGRLLRTHTSPMQVRYMLEHSAPLKIVVPGKVYRYEATDATHESMFHQLEGLVVGDNISMADLKGTIAEMARGLFGASAKVRFQPSYYPFTEPGADFSVWWENPRGESKWLELGGCGMVHQNVFKAVDDLREAAGKERIYEGKTGFAFGLGPERIAMLKYGIPDIRYFYANDLRVLEQFRGELG
- a CDS encoding glycosyltransferase family 4 protein, whose protein sequence is MTALRLLFVSDAPAVGGSEVYMREIIPPLRARGIESEVALPDLEGNRSLRNELVARGVKVYAYRQLSELPGGFDLTLLSSWNPGGYRKYYRHLPGPFAALIHDQLMLYIPGLPQGVYRRFYEVLQARDIRQAEQVVTVSQWAADYLRQHHRMQAAYAVPNGVNTEKFRPANAQERQTLRRAYGFSRFTVLVPARLSIEKNHLMLLPVARRLPQLDFVLVGSGYMETPLKLLGTPNLRYFGKRSDMPLLYRAADAVFQPTIAENQSLATLEAMASGAALVTNDIPAQRELIADRESGLLVGSGAAGYVAALSRLAADPALRARLGQAARQRVVDAHTLERNADTFAQVVRQIAAQR
- a CDS encoding nucleotidyltransferase family protein, coding for MTGVLEDAEFLELVRLNPVNAALLERLPLLGLPQAHLVAGCLFGTVWNVRSGRPPTENIRDYDLFYHDPDTSYDAEDAVIRRVAALVADLKADVEVRNQARVHLWFEDRFGQARPPISSVRQGIDEFLVRCTCVGISSASEVYAPYGLAELAAGVLRPNPRNADHSGGRLYRAKVASYRERWPWLREAEGD
- a CDS encoding SMI1/KNR4 family protein, whose product is MNTTLEALQTWLKANYRAAHDSLQPGLADSEIDELLSDWPYQLSADVRALYRWHNGFEDTQVELLPGLSFLPLEQALELAAAYWEASAAQVKKGGEEFFPRLVLPIFSDADSNVLALVQGFEKTAPVQPASPVQVIALQQGQRLYAFQRLEDLLKASLKLLESGVYRVDQDRDRVELTDERRAQAAWRKFPMLYLERATLDADDAEELEDDSDEDEDLSDEEASENLLANLMSMLGLHPDDIDPATATLEELNDLQEVSALESWPPALQQRFHELGGGVKTLDEEAEKPDEEPGNSVP
- a CDS encoding ABC transporter ATP-binding protein, producing the protein MKAGSLLAVQNVSAEFPAGQLSAIIGPNGAGKSTLMRALLGLDVPTSGEVRLDGRPLAAWTRRERAAKLAYLAQGEALPEGALVRDVVALGRGAGGWLWGLLPLGGWAQADEDAVTQALRRTDTEQFAERPVQSLSGGERQRVSLARALAADPQFLMLDEPTNHLDLGYAADLLTALNTEAAGGMGVVAVLHDLTLAAQADRLLLLHAGRVLAQGTPEEVLTPANLHAAYGLQAEVLRHNGRLIVIPEVGRGK
- a CDS encoding (2Fe-2S) ferredoxin domain-containing protein produces the protein MPTYFKTSGHLLVCQHVNCKARGAQLLYTALWNALDREKLAYFKTGGSVRLTESGCLGACSFGPVLCVYRQRAGQLEEGWYAAADYALGMAVARAVHAGEDLPTDRKYGP
- a CDS encoding FecCD family ABC transporter permease produces the protein MSALERPTSATRPRLPWLGRTALLLALVLLTVLLALGLGSVRVSAAETLRGVWHGLSGAALTGNDVIVWQLRFPRVALGLLVGASLGVCGAAYQGVFRNPLADPYLMGVASGAGLGATLAVVAGWNSALIPLSALLGALLSVLLSLALARQGRTLPPLRLILSGVVVGSILTAASTYLLLTSPTRILQVYSFTLGSLTFGGWHEVGTVLPYALLGGGLLLLLARALNVLQLGDLTARSLGLPVERLRLLVILAASLVTAAAVSYAGIIGFVGLVTPHLVRRLWGPDYRLLLPISALAGAGLLVLSDLLARTLTATELPVGVVTTLLGGPFFLYLLRRQGGER
- a CDS encoding phenylalanine--tRNA ligase subunit beta; this encodes MKLPYSWLKELVPALPPVADLEPLLASLGLPLEGTEDVPAPPEGVLLVTVMQAAPIEGTQLTRLDLDTGANGPKTIASGAPNAVNLPTGTMLALVTPGTKLGDTEYGVRSLQGVESWGMAASAKELSLGESAAGLMLFPPRTAAPGTPMHTLWAADTVLDVEVTPNRADVLSVQGLARDVAAALNTPLVQPPAGPAAHGAGEIEVSLPTIGSVIPNDPTQKIRLGSDYFVARTVNGVQNGPSPLWLQRRLMLCGSRSVSAIVDVSNYVMFELGQPTALYDRRDVVNDRILVGRGLRTGETVTDLLGATHTVTDQDVLILDGRETGVSSVADAFARPEAPADAQPNDGVLGIAGIVGAKHGSVQPDTQDVVIEAAHFDAVLLRRTSTRLGLKTDAVYRYERGTDPALPPRAADRIAGLLGELGGHIHPGATVAGTPTLPAALTLDADYARKLLGMHIETPEMAALLTRLGCTVTASGEHLSVTPPSWRVDMNVPEDLIEEVARLHGYANLPETLPTLRVHADNAGAEASSRERRELKRAVAGLGFQEVVTYTFTSDEEAAQARTERPSVRLKNPLTADRSGLRTALYPSLLKTAASQPAGTEQVLLFEIGHIFPAPGEAERLGLLMRGPLAQANHAPGMAGGYAAFRGLLEALAGTLGATLEIRQLRGPDVPAALHPGIAGEVVWNGAGVGWLGAVHPEVAAAFGLKGDTYLLEAALPLPGRPWAFRDPSRAPAAWRDLAIIAPAQVGYGQMAALLRQEAGPLLETLEPFDIYSGAPIPEGQRSVAVRLTFRGEKTLSDAEVDPIMERLMTAIRAQGWSIREK
- a CDS encoding ABC transporter substrate-binding protein; the encoded protein is MKTRPITTLFSLLTLGVLSSAAAVSYPLIITDDLGRKVTIASEPRRIVSVLPSDTETLCALGVCDRLVGVDDNSDFPASVKALPKVGGLYSPSIERMVALKPDLVIVSKYGKLTDTLTAAGIPVVAVNPESYDDAFSKTLLLGKIVNREAQAKQLVTQMRRDIARIEILTKNAVHKPTTYYEIDPTPYTVGPNSFIGVLLSKAGAANIIPAALGDFPKISPELVVQRSPQIILGPDLATVKARPGWNTIAAVRSGRVIAVVPSSDFDNLLNRPGPRLPQALAALARLIHPELFR